Proteins encoded together in one Bacteroides ovatus window:
- a CDS encoding class I SAM-dependent methyltransferase, which yields MNSDYKVGDLIYDANIYDGMNTSMDDLQFYKRWLPKNKDARILELCCGIGRLTLPIAKDGYDISGVDYTASMLHQAKMKAAEAGLRINFIQADIRTLDLQKKYDLIFIPFNSIHHLYENEDLFKVLHVVKNHLKDGGLFLLDCFNPNIRYIVEGEKEQQEIATYTTGDGREVSIKQTMRYENKTQINRIEWHYFINGEFNSIQNLDMRMFFPQELDSYLEWNGFSIIHKYGGFEEEVFNGDSEKQVFVCQCKFGY from the coding sequence ATGAATAGTGATTATAAAGTTGGCGATTTAATTTATGATGCAAATATTTATGATGGAATGAATACCAGCATGGATGATTTGCAATTTTATAAGCGGTGGTTACCTAAAAACAAGGATGCCCGAATACTTGAGCTTTGCTGTGGAATTGGCAGACTTACTCTTCCTATTGCAAAGGATGGATATGATATAAGTGGGGTTGATTACACTGCTTCAATGCTCCATCAGGCTAAGATGAAAGCTGCCGAGGCTGGACTAAGAATCAATTTCATTCAGGCGGATATCAGGACTCTGGATTTACAGAAGAAGTACGACCTTATTTTTATTCCATTTAATTCGATCCATCATTTATATGAGAATGAAGATTTATTTAAGGTACTTCATGTCGTTAAAAATCACCTCAAAGACGGAGGCTTATTTCTGTTGGATTGTTTTAATCCGAATATTCGGTATATAGTTGAAGGTGAGAAAGAGCAGCAGGAAATAGCCACGTATACAACTGGCGATGGAAGAGAAGTCTCGATAAAGCAGACAATGCGATATGAAAATAAAACCCAGATTAATCGGATCGAATGGCATTATTTTATCAATGGTGAATTCAATTCTATTCAAAATCTGGATATGAGAATGTTTTTCCCTCAAGAGTTGGATTCATATTTGGAATGGAATGGTTTTAGTATTATTCATAAATATGGAGGATTTGAAGAAGAAGTATTTAATGGTGATTCGGAAAAACAGGTGTTTGTTTGTCAATGTAAGTTTGGATATTGA
- a CDS encoding hybrid sensor histidine kinase/response regulator transcription factor, whose translation MKRLHTLFLLLTIAIDIAAQPICQVKHFSVSDGLAQGNVMSILQDQKGLVWFSTWNGLNKFDGYTFKTYKTSQESKYAFGSNRMGTISESKYGDIWCPTYDGQACLFDVETEKFIDVLQPIELSTKQTNNVTRIYSLEKGIAWILCESGYAFRVDEQLCKKGEGITLYSASNHNLKGNQIFNIYQDSEEDEWILTDKGVSIIGKKTLDTDFPFQFITQIKETIYLIAENDKLARYDFHTKKLKFVDIPYPHHKINNVTTIGKDMLALGTDNGVILYSIPKNSFQQIDIRTATQTSNDVESVYQDHLGDIWIFSKDPGIVHLNLVTNEKEHLFTPKDEIIKHGRKSRKLIFEDNAKNLWLLPTEGNFCYYDRKERTLKPLLTDINNPKSIFSPLVRSYTLDNQGNCWFATARGVEKLCFFPQSYQFNLTDYEAETRAFLQDSNKRLWTASKSNYIQIFAPDGNLVGYLSKQGNIIKEKQSFYNGVYSILEDKDGNIWLGTKEIGLFQLKKTGANHYSIHHFEHQTNDPYSLSSNSIYAIFQDSRNHIWIGCYGGGLNLLAQAKDGKVSFIHSNNELRNYPIAYGMKVRNIAEAPGGVILVGTTNGLLTFSNNFERLEEIKFYRNIRRPGDKNSLSANDIMHIYTDKNKTTYIISFTGGVNKVISPNLLNENIQFRNYDKNNGLASDLALSMIEDTQNQLWVVSEIALSKFDPAKETFENYELSSIYQEFNFSEALPIINARNQIILGTDKGFLEVSPEKMRKSSYVPPIVFTGLKIQGHLTDHSIDNLEELELEPSQRNVTFQFAALDYVNPKGILYAYRLQGLEEEWNEADNNRSASYINLPAGKYQLQIKSTNSDGVWVDNVRTLSIHVLPTFWETYWAWLLYFILFILFTASIVYVLFYIYRLRHRVDMEQQLANIKLRFFTDISHELRTPLTLISSPVTEVLENEPLSPSAREHLTLVHQNTERMLRLMNQILDFRKIQNQKMKLLIEETDLIPLLQKVMSSFKLIAEEKNINYQLTSTIQSVYSWVDRDKFEKIFFNLLSNAFKYTPADKSITVNITTKEKTVEIEVADEGIGIAVEKQHSLFQRFESLVKQNILQPSSGIGLSLVKEMVEMHHGTITVNSQPGVGSRFTVSLPLQREIFEEDVQVEFILNDSQSSAPHPVDSMKAPEEVEEKEDLETNSDGFSILVVEDNEELKAFLKSILSENYTVITASNGEEGLQHAVDDLPDLIISDVMMPVMDGLEMIRQIKENNNICHIPIIVLSAKASLDDRIAGLEQGIDDYITKPFSATYLKTRVASLLRQRKALQELYMNRLMEGKNTSSPDPLTPSQPQITPYDEQFMKKVMAYMEEQMDNAELTIDEFAEQLMLSRTIFYRKLKSIVGLTPVDFIREIRIKRAVQLIDSDEYNFSQVAYMTGFNDPKYFSKCFKKVIGITPSEYKERKK comes from the coding sequence ATGAAACGGCTCCATACTTTATTTCTTCTTCTAACAATAGCGATCGATATAGCTGCTCAACCTATCTGCCAAGTTAAACATTTCTCCGTGAGTGACGGTCTCGCTCAAGGTAATGTAATGAGCATTTTACAGGATCAGAAAGGGCTTGTTTGGTTTAGTACCTGGAACGGGCTTAACAAGTTTGACGGATACACTTTTAAGACATATAAAACTTCGCAAGAGAGTAAATATGCATTCGGCAGTAATCGCATGGGAACTATTTCAGAAAGCAAATACGGAGATATATGGTGCCCCACTTACGATGGACAAGCCTGTCTTTTTGATGTGGAAACCGAGAAGTTTATTGATGTTCTCCAACCTATTGAACTTTCCACGAAACAAACTAACAATGTTACACGCATTTATTCGCTGGAGAAAGGGATTGCCTGGATTCTCTGTGAAAGCGGATATGCATTCAGAGTGGACGAACAATTATGCAAAAAAGGAGAAGGCATCACACTTTATTCAGCTTCCAACCACAACCTGAAAGGAAATCAAATATTTAACATTTATCAAGACTCTGAAGAAGATGAATGGATATTGACGGATAAAGGTGTTTCCATCATAGGAAAGAAAACACTGGATACTGACTTTCCTTTCCAGTTCATCACCCAAATAAAGGAAACGATCTATCTGATTGCAGAAAATGACAAGTTAGCCAGATATGACTTCCACACTAAAAAACTGAAATTCGTAGATATTCCTTATCCGCATCATAAAATAAACAATGTCACTACCATAGGAAAAGATATGCTGGCATTGGGAACGGATAATGGAGTGATTTTGTATTCTATCCCGAAGAACAGTTTCCAGCAAATAGACATCCGTACAGCTACCCAAACTTCCAACGATGTAGAATCTGTCTATCAAGACCACTTGGGAGATATCTGGATTTTTTCAAAAGATCCGGGCATTGTCCATCTTAACCTCGTGACCAATGAAAAAGAGCATCTGTTCACCCCAAAAGATGAGATTATCAAGCATGGGCGTAAAAGTCGCAAACTTATTTTTGAAGATAATGCGAAAAACCTATGGTTACTCCCCACGGAAGGAAACTTTTGCTACTATGACCGGAAAGAAAGAACTCTCAAACCGCTTCTTACGGATATCAATAATCCTAAGTCTATTTTCAGTCCGTTAGTCAGGTCTTATACATTGGATAATCAGGGAAACTGTTGGTTTGCAACAGCACGTGGTGTAGAGAAACTATGCTTCTTTCCACAGAGCTATCAATTTAACCTGACTGATTACGAGGCAGAAACACGTGCATTCCTGCAAGACAGCAATAAACGTCTATGGACAGCATCGAAATCTAATTATATCCAGATATTCGCACCGGATGGTAACCTGGTGGGGTACTTATCCAAACAAGGAAATATCATTAAGGAAAAACAATCGTTCTATAATGGGGTATATTCGATTCTGGAAGATAAAGATGGAAATATATGGTTGGGGACTAAAGAAATCGGACTTTTCCAACTTAAAAAGACAGGAGCAAATCATTACTCTATTCACCATTTTGAACACCAGACAAATGATCCTTATAGTTTAAGCAGTAATAGTATTTATGCTATCTTTCAGGACAGTCGTAATCATATTTGGATAGGATGTTATGGGGGTGGATTAAATCTGCTGGCACAAGCTAAAGATGGAAAAGTTTCATTTATTCATAGTAATAATGAGTTAAGAAACTATCCCATAGCTTACGGTATGAAAGTACGCAATATTGCAGAAGCTCCGGGAGGAGTGATTTTAGTGGGAACGACTAACGGACTGCTGACATTCTCGAACAACTTCGAACGCCTGGAAGAGATTAAATTCTACCGGAATATCCGTAGACCGGGAGATAAAAACAGTCTTAGTGCCAACGATATCATGCATATCTATACAGACAAGAATAAAACCACTTATATCATCAGTTTCACCGGAGGCGTAAATAAAGTGATATCTCCCAATCTGCTGAACGAGAATATCCAATTCAGAAACTACGACAAGAACAACGGGCTGGCTTCCGATTTGGCACTATCAATGATTGAAGATACACAGAATCAGCTATGGGTTGTTTCGGAGATTGCGCTCTCCAAATTCGATCCTGCCAAAGAAACTTTTGAGAACTATGAATTAAGTTCCATCTATCAGGAATTCAATTTCTCCGAAGCTCTTCCTATTATCAATGCCCGTAACCAAATTATCTTAGGAACTGATAAAGGCTTTCTGGAAGTTTCTCCGGAGAAGATGCGGAAGAGTAGCTATGTCCCTCCTATTGTGTTTACAGGACTCAAGATTCAAGGACACCTTACCGATCACTCTATTGACAATCTGGAAGAATTGGAACTGGAGCCCTCTCAAAGGAATGTAACTTTCCAGTTTGCTGCACTTGATTATGTCAATCCAAAAGGGATTTTATATGCCTATCGCCTGCAAGGACTAGAAGAAGAATGGAATGAAGCAGATAATAACCGTTCCGCTAGCTACATCAACTTACCTGCAGGCAAATATCAGTTGCAGATAAAGTCAACAAACAGTGACGGGGTCTGGGTGGACAATGTACGGACTCTATCTATACATGTACTCCCCACCTTTTGGGAAACCTACTGGGCATGGCTGCTCTATTTCATTCTATTCATACTCTTTACGGCAAGCATCGTATATGTGTTGTTTTACATCTATCGGTTACGTCACAGAGTGGATATGGAACAACAATTAGCAAATATCAAACTGCGATTCTTTACTGACATATCTCATGAGTTACGTACTCCGCTAACTTTAATCAGTAGCCCTGTGACAGAGGTATTAGAGAATGAACCGCTTTCTCCTTCCGCCCGTGAGCATTTGACTTTGGTACATCAGAACACAGAGCGCATGCTCCGACTGATGAATCAGATTCTGGATTTCCGCAAGATTCAGAATCAGAAAATGAAACTACTGATTGAAGAGACCGATTTGATTCCACTTTTGCAAAAGGTGATGAGTAGCTTCAAACTGATAGCTGAAGAAAAGAACATAAACTATCAGCTGACTTCTACCATCCAGTCGGTATATAGCTGGGTGGATAGAGACAAGTTTGAAAAGATATTCTTCAATCTGCTTTCCAATGCATTCAAATATACACCTGCCGACAAGTCGATTACAGTCAATATCACAACGAAAGAGAAGACGGTAGAGATAGAGGTTGCAGACGAAGGAATCGGAATTGCAGTAGAAAAGCAACATTCCTTGTTCCAACGCTTCGAGTCATTGGTAAAACAGAATATTCTGCAACCATCTTCCGGCATCGGGCTGTCTCTCGTGAAAGAGATGGTGGAAATGCATCATGGCACTATTACAGTAAATAGTCAACCCGGAGTAGGCAGCCGTTTTACAGTAAGCTTGCCTTTACAACGGGAAATTTTCGAGGAGGATGTACAGGTCGAATTTATCCTGAATGATAGTCAGAGTTCAGCGCCTCATCCCGTCGATAGCATGAAAGCGCCGGAAGAGGTGGAAGAAAAAGAAGACCTTGAGACTAATTCGGATGGTTTCTCCATATTGGTGGTAGAAGATAATGAAGAGTTAAAGGCTTTTCTGAAAAGTATTTTGTCGGAGAATTATACGGTAATCACAGCTTCCAATGGTGAAGAGGGATTGCAACATGCTGTTGACGACCTGCCCGATCTTATTATCAGCGATGTTATGATGCCGGTGATGGACGGTTTAGAAATGATTAGGCAAATCAAAGAGAACAACAATATTTGCCATATCCCCATCATTGTATTATCAGCCAAGGCCTCTCTGGACGACCGTATCGCCGGATTGGAACAAGGCATTGACGATTATATCACCAAACCTTTCAGTGCTACTTATCTAAAGACCCGTGTAGCCTCCTTGTTACGACAACGCAAAGCATTGCAGGAACTCTATATGAATAGGCTGATGGAAGGAAAGAATACCTCTTCTCCCGATCCTCTGACTCCTTCACAACCACAGATTACTCCATACGACGAGCAATTTATGAAAAAAGTAATGGCATACATGGAAGAACAGATGGACAATGCCGAACTAACGATTGACGAATTTGCAGAACAGTTGATGCTTAGCCGTACAATCTTCTACCGGAAATTAAAATCAATCGTCGGACTGACACCTGTTGACTTTATACGGGAAATACGTATCAAACGTGCCGTACAACTGATTGACAGCGACGAATATAACTTCTCCCAGGTAGCATATATGACGGGGTTCAACGATCCGAAATATTTCAGCAAGTGCTTCAAGAAAGTGATAGGAATTACCCCGTCAGAATACAAAGAGAGAAAAAAATAA
- a CDS encoding TIGR01212 family radical SAM protein (This family includes YhcC from E. coli K-12, an uncharacterized radical SAM protein.) — protein sequence MNMSTQLLYNDFPTFLRKYFPYKVQKISLNAGFTCPNRDGTKGWGGCTYCNNQTFNPDYCRTEKSIAIQLEEGKCFFAHKYPEMKYLAYFQAYTNTYAELEGLKRKYEEALAVDGVVGLVIGTRPDCMPESLLRYLEDLNKHTFLMVEYGIESTCDETLKRINRGHTYADTVEAVCQTAACGILTGGHIILGLPGETHDTMVAQAEILSDLPLATLKIHQLQLIRGTRMAHEYDVTPAGFHLFNEVEEYIDLVIDYVEHLRPDMVVERFVSQSPKDLLIAPDWGLKNYEFVARLQKRMKERGAYQGKKYRDSEKRIIFANDKLTT from the coding sequence ATGAATATGTCTACACAGCTATTATATAATGATTTCCCTACTTTTTTGCGGAAATATTTTCCTTACAAAGTACAAAAGATTTCATTGAATGCAGGTTTCACTTGCCCCAATCGTGATGGTACAAAAGGGTGGGGTGGATGTACTTACTGCAATAACCAGACTTTTAATCCGGATTATTGTCGGACAGAGAAATCTATTGCTATTCAATTGGAAGAAGGTAAATGCTTTTTTGCCCATAAATATCCGGAAATGAAATATTTGGCCTATTTTCAGGCCTACACCAATACATATGCGGAGTTGGAAGGCTTGAAGCGTAAGTATGAGGAAGCATTGGCGGTGGATGGGGTAGTCGGGCTGGTGATTGGTACGCGTCCCGATTGTATGCCGGAAAGTTTGTTGCGTTATCTGGAAGATTTGAACAAACATACGTTTCTCATGGTAGAATATGGGATCGAAAGCACTTGTGATGAAACCTTAAAACGCATCAATCGGGGGCATACTTATGCAGATACAGTAGAAGCTGTGTGTCAGACAGCGGCCTGTGGTATCCTGACAGGTGGACATATCATCCTCGGACTTCCGGGAGAAACACATGATACAATGGTGGCACAAGCCGAAATTCTTTCCGATCTGCCTTTAGCTACACTTAAAATCCATCAGTTACAGTTGATCCGTGGTACGCGAATGGCGCATGAGTATGACGTAACTCCTGCTGGCTTTCATTTGTTTAACGAGGTTGAGGAATATATTGATCTGGTGATTGATTATGTAGAACATCTCCGTCCCGATATGGTTGTGGAACGTTTTGTTTCCCAATCTCCTAAAGATTTATTAATAGCTCCGGACTGGGGATTGAAAAATTATGAATTTGTAGCTCGTTTACAAAAAAGAATGAAAGAAAGAGGTGCTTATCAAGGTAAGAAGTATAGGGATTCGGAAAAAAGGATTATTTTTGCAAACGATAAACTTACCACTTAA